In a single window of the Phaeobacter sp. G2 genome:
- a CDS encoding thiamine/thiamine pyrophosphate ABC transporter permease ThiP, translated as MARRAEPISALPGAGAALFVAALILGTLAAVALRAETGRGFAASDWAALRFTLTQAILSAVTSVGLAIGLARALARRRFFGRSALITLLGAPFILPVIVAILGLLSVFGRAGWISQLLMFFGLEPLQIYGLHGVVLAHVFFNLPLATRLILQGWQEIPAERFRLAAQLNAGPRAMWQLLEAPMLRRVVPGALAVVFAICLSSFAVALTLGGGPRATTIELAIYQAFRFDFDLGRAALLSALQLVLTGGAAFVALRVADNDGAGAGLDRVLRRWDGDAPLARGLDAAWIVGAALFLILPLSAVVVSGVSGLLLLNAGVWMAALTSVLVAGLSTLVLLLLALPMAAAVAMGRSTLIEVAGILGLAASPLVIGTGLFIVIYPVADPFALALPVTALVNAVMALPFALRILVPQAREVMMRYGRLALSLDMAGGPFLWRVFLPRMRAQIGFAAGLAAALSMGDLGVITLFADPEVATLPLQVYRLMGAYQMQAAAGAALLLLLLSMGAFWILDRGGRWHAEA; from the coding sequence ATGGCTCGACGCGCTGAGCCAATAAGCGCGCTTCCCGGTGCTGGCGCGGCCCTGTTTGTGGCCGCGCTGATCCTGGGGACGCTTGCGGCGGTGGCATTGCGCGCCGAGACCGGTCGCGGATTTGCCGCCAGTGATTGGGCGGCGTTGCGGTTTACCCTGACCCAGGCGATATTGTCGGCAGTCACAAGCGTTGGTCTGGCGATTGGCCTGGCGCGGGCTCTGGCGCGGCGGCGGTTCTTTGGCCGCAGCGCATTGATCACGCTGCTGGGGGCGCCGTTTATTCTGCCGGTGATCGTGGCCATCCTGGGATTGCTGAGCGTTTTTGGCCGGGCGGGCTGGATCAGCCAGCTGTTGATGTTCTTTGGGCTGGAGCCCTTGCAGATCTATGGGCTGCATGGGGTGGTCTTGGCACATGTGTTTTTCAACTTGCCGCTGGCGACACGGTTGATTTTGCAGGGCTGGCAGGAGATCCCGGCGGAACGGTTTCGTCTGGCGGCGCAGCTGAACGCCGGCCCGCGTGCCATGTGGCAGCTGCTGGAAGCGCCGATGCTGCGGCGGGTGGTGCCCGGTGCCCTGGCGGTGGTGTTTGCCATTTGCCTGTCGAGCTTTGCCGTGGCGCTGACGCTGGGCGGTGGCCCGCGGGCCACCACGATCGAGCTGGCCATCTATCAGGCCTTTCGGTTTGATTTTGATCTTGGTCGGGCGGCGCTGTTGTCGGCACTGCAACTGGTGCTGACCGGGGGGGCTGCTTTTGTGGCGCTGCGGGTGGCTGACAATGATGGTGCCGGCGCTGGGCTGGACCGGGTGCTGCGGCGCTGGGATGGAGATGCCCCTCTGGCGCGAGGCCTGGATGCAGCCTGGATTGTTGGTGCGGCGCTGTTTTTGATCCTGCCCTTGTCGGCGGTTGTTGTCTCTGGGGTCTCTGGTTTGTTGCTGCTGAACGCCGGGGTTTGGATGGCGGCGCTGACCTCGGTGCTGGTAGCTGGCCTCAGTACCCTGGTGTTGCTGTTATTGGCACTGCCGATGGCGGCGGCGGTGGCGATGGGGCGCAGCACATTGATTGAGGTCGCGGGCATTTTGGGGCTGGCGGCCTCGCCCCTGGTTATTGGTACGGGGTTGTTCATCGTGATCTACCCTGTTGCTGATCCCTTTGCCCTGGCATTGCCGGTGACGGCGCTGGTCAATGCGGTGATGGCACTGCCCTTTGCCCTGCGTATTCTGGTGCCGCAGGCCCGCGAGGTGATGATGCGCTATGGTCGGCTAGCGCTGTCGTTGGATATGGCAGGCGGGCCGTTTTTGTGGCGGGTGTTCCTGCCACGGATGCGGGCGCAGATTGGTTTTGCCGCCGGGCTGGCAGCGGCGCTGTCGATGGGGGATCTGGGCGTTATCACCCTGTTTGCCGACCCCGAGGTGGCCACCCTGCCGTTGCAGGTCTACCGCCTGATGGGAGCCTATCAGATGCAGGCGGCAGCCGGGGCAGCGCTGTTGTTGCTCTTGTTGTCGATGGGCGCATTTTGGATACTGGATCGTGGAGGCCGCTGGCATGCTGAGGCTTGA
- the thiB gene encoding thiamine ABC transporter substrate binding subunit, whose protein sequence is MKYSVFAAALLGASAAYADTPELTVYTYDSFVSDWGPGPAVEQAFEAQCDCDLKLVAAGDGAALLARVKLEGARSDADVVLGLDTNLTAAAAATGLFAEHGVTADYSLPLAWEDATFAPYDWGYFAFVHNADAVSVPTNFKALGASDMKIVIQDPRSSTPGLGLLMWVKAAYGDDAPAIWADLADNVVTVTKGWSEAYGLFLDGEADMVLSYTTSPAYHLIAEEDATKAAAAFDEGHYMQVEVAGVLAASDQPELARDFMQFMVSEGFQSVIPTTNWMYPSVTPASGLPEGFETLITPVKSLLLPADEAAALRDGALGEWLDALSQ, encoded by the coding sequence ATGAAGTATTCTGTTTTTGCAGCAGCACTATTGGGAGCGTCAGCTGCATATGCTGATACGCCCGAGCTGACTGTCTATACCTATGACAGCTTTGTCTCCGACTGGGGCCCTGGTCCTGCGGTGGAACAAGCCTTTGAGGCCCAGTGTGATTGTGATCTGAAACTGGTTGCTGCCGGCGATGGCGCGGCACTGCTGGCGCGGGTCAAACTGGAGGGTGCGCGCTCGGACGCGGATGTGGTGTTGGGGTTGGACACCAACCTGACGGCGGCTGCGGCGGCAACCGGGCTGTTTGCCGAACACGGTGTGACAGCGGATTACAGCCTGCCCCTGGCCTGGGAAGACGCAACCTTTGCCCCCTATGATTGGGGCTATTTTGCCTTTGTGCACAACGCAGATGCGGTGTCCGTACCGACGAATTTCAAGGCGCTGGGCGCCAGTGACATGAAAATCGTCATTCAGGATCCGCGCTCATCAACGCCCGGGTTGGGCCTGCTGATGTGGGTCAAGGCGGCCTATGGCGACGACGCTCCGGCGATCTGGGCCGATCTGGCGGACAATGTGGTGACAGTGACCAAAGGTTGGTCCGAGGCCTACGGGCTGTTTCTGGATGGAGAGGCCGACATGGTGCTCTCGTATACCACCTCGCCGGCCTATCATCTGATTGCCGAAGAAGACGCCACAAAAGCTGCTGCCGCCTTTGATGAGGGCCATTACATGCAGGTTGAAGTTGCTGGCGTTTTGGCGGCCAGCGACCAGCCAGAGCTGGCGCGTGACTTTATGCAGTTCATGGTCTCTGAGGGGTTTCAGTCAGTGATCCCCACCACCAACTGGATGTATCCATCGGTAACCCCAGCGAGCGGCCTGCCTGAGGGGTTTGAGACCCTGATTACCCCGGTCAAATCTCTGCTTTTGCCAGCGGATGAGGCCGCAGCGCTGCGCGACGGTGCATTGGGCGAATGGCTCGACGCGCTGAGCCAATAA